Within Amycolatopsis sp. FDAARGOS 1241, the genomic segment CGGCAGAACGTCTCAGATGCATGGCGAGGGATCTCCTCCGGGCAGGGTGAACCAGACCCGGGTGCGAGGCCGGGCCGTGGTCAGGGGAGCGGGAAGTGGTGCTCTGGAACGGAAAACAGAATCCGGCGCCCGGGCTTCGCGAACAAGCGACTAACGTACGGTCTTGTTGAGACGTCACGAACTCGACCAAAGCGGCAAATACTCTTGATTGGTCATTTCGGGCGCGGCAACTCCACTGTGGCGCCATTCGGGTGGCACTCGTTCGTCGGTTGACCCATCGCCGGTGAAGACCCACTCACCCCACTGCCGATGCAGTACTGGCTGCGCTCCCAGTGAACCCGAACTGGATCAGCGGGTCGGCGTCGGCCAGCGCGTCCTCAAGGTTCACACTCGGGGCCTATCGGCGCACCCGTCGCCGATGGAGGGATCCGACCGTCCCCTCGGCGGCGTCTGCTTTGGCGACCGAACCGTGGCCGGGTTCCAGGCAGCGTGGCCACCACGCAGACTCGTCGACGAGCGCACGCACCAGGATGGTGGTGCCGACGTCGGCGATGGGCCCCGCACGGGTTGCTGGAGGTGCCGGCCGACTGCCCAGCTCGACCGCGAGACCGACGGTTGACTCTCCACTGGCTGGAGTCCCTACTCTGACGATGCGTCACCGCTGCCTATCCGTCATGCCAGGAGGGAATATGGCTGATCGAAGTGAGACCTGGGATCGCGCACTGATCGACGCGGAGCGGGCACCCGCCCACGTCCATCCGCTTCGCAGTCGACGGCGGTGCTCGTGACACGCTGTCCCGAATGCGGAGCCCTCGCGCACACCCATTCGTGTGAAGAGCTCTTCCACACGGTGCTCGCGCTCGACCACTCCCGGCGCCCGCCATGGGGCCCCCTGCACGGGGTCACGGTCTCGTGCTTCCTGCTCCAGCATCCCAGCCGCCTGCCCGCGCCCAGGCGGCTCCCCTGCTGGGAGATCTTGCACACTTACCTCGGCGAAGGCGTCTTTGCCACCGCACGGCTCACCGAGCGGTCCCGCCGCGCCAACTCCCACCGCAACGCCGGTTCGGCACCGGCGGACACCGTGCCCGACGTGCCAACCCCGTCCGCTACTCCGTCACCCACCTCATTCAGTGTCACCATCACCGACGTCGCCCAAGACGGCACATTCCCCGCCGACGGCTTCCCTGAACGCGTCACCGCCTGGGCCAAGGCCACTGTCACCGCATGGCGCGCGCTTGTCATTGCGTAGGGAAGACTCGTTCCTCGACGATGCCGGCTCAGTCGGGTTCGCGGCTTCCCTCGGGTCTGCGTGCGCCGAATCCCGTCTGAGCCGGCCATCGACCGTGGTGGCCGCCGACAGTCGGAATGGGATCACGCCGTGGCCGAAGTCCAGACGCCCTGAAACCCTCTTATCGGGTAGCCAAAGACATCAAGGAATCTGCTCAAACGGTCGGCAATCTTGTTCACGACCTTCCCGAAAACCGCGTTGAGCGCGGGCTGCTGGTAGTCCTCGTGCTTGAATGCCCACATGGTGATCACTTGGCGCCCCTCCTTGAACAGCAGGTGCGAGCTGCCGTCGGTGGGCACCCAGCAAGTGTCGCCGTCTCCGAGCTTGGCCTTGGTTTCCTCCATGGGCGGACCACTCGGCCCGATGGCGTGCGGGTGGCGTTGCACGTGGTTGGAGTGAGTTGCACCGTCGAGGTTGTCGTGCGTGTCGATCTGAACCGTCAGCCCATCCTGGTTGACCAGGTTCCCGGTGTTGGCATGATTCATGCGGTAGCAACTGCTCCGCACATATTTCCACGGCCCCCCGCCACGATCCTGGGGATCGGCGGTGAACGGCACCGGACCGATGGATGACTGTTCCTGAACCCGGCTGGCTGCGGTGTCGTCGGTGAAAGGCAGTGCCCAGTCTTCCGACCGATACACGTCACATGCGTTCGGCGCGTTCCAAGGAGCCCCGAACCTGTATTCGGACACCCCACCTTGCCGGGACCGGCGGCCGGCTTGCCGGCAACCTGATCGATCAGAAACTCGTGGGCGTCCGGCGGGCTGCTGGCTGACACCCCGACTGTCCGCGGAGGTGCCGTAATCACTGGCGTGCATATCCAACGTGGCCCAGTACTGGTCACCACCCCAGAAGAAGTACACCTGATACTCATCAGGGTAGACGAGAGTCCCCGTCGTCACACAGATCTCCATGTCACCACGGGTCTCGTGACCGACAGCGCGGGACTGGACGCGCTGTTGCGCCTCAGGGTTGGTGGCGAGGCGCCAGATGGTGTCGCGATCGCTCGACAAGTCGTCGCTCTCATACTGTTTCCGGTCGATGCTCAGCGTGAGAAGGTACTTGTCATCCTTGCCCGTCATCAGCCACTCGGATGCGGGTTCCAGTGAGATGTGGATCCCGGACGGATCGTACGTGACAGCGCCAGGGGCCGGTGGACCGTCAGCACAGTGAACTTCTTCTGCGTGAAGGTTTTCTCGCGGTTGATCATGAATCCTGCTTGCTGCATCAGGAACAGGTTCATGATCGCGCACGCGTCGTAGCCGGACTGCCCGGCGTACGTCATCACCTTGGCCGGAGCCGTGGTCAGATTCTGAAGGGCAATTCCGGTCTCGACCTGTTTCGCCTCAGGAGAGTGGTCCGGGTGAGCCCACCCGGCGATCGACGAGCTGCACCCGGTCGTCATCAGCAGCGCCGATACGCCGGGACAGGCCCACATCCTGGCCTCCTTGGAAGCCTTCACCCAAGAACCCGCCCTTTGACTTTTTCAGATGTTGAAATGCCAATACTGCGGTACACCTTGCACACTCACCTCACGTGACCACTCCGAGGTTCGCGTCGTGGTCAGGCTCGCCGCGTGGTTGGCCCGGGTTGACCGGCGGCAGCACCAGGTAGCGAAACCGCGGCAGCAAGTCCGCGTACCGCTCCCTGAGCACGTTGTCCGACACGATGCTCCTTCTTGTCGGTGCGTGATCACTCACATTCTGACCGGTGGTGCCTGATCTGATCGTCAAGACGCGCGAGGAGCGCGTTTCCACACTCGACCGATACCGCGCCACGACGAGACGTGTGAAGCATCCGTCTAGTTCCTCACTGGACCTGCATGGGCTGGCTGGCGTCAGGCCGGACCGTTCGCTGGGAACAAGAACGGAAGCGGGCCATCGCCGCACCCGCGCCGCCTCAGCCGGTAGCCGACCAGATCCGCGGGCAGCCCCATCCGAAGCCACGCCAGACCCGCGGGCCTCGTAATCCACACGTCGGCCGGACCACCTGGCCCTCGCTACCGGCCAGACACTCTCAGATCGCGCGTTCCCCCTTACGTTCGATCCGGGCTCGGACCGCGCCAGTCATCCCGCGTCGAAGACCAGGCAAAAGGGGTGACCGGCCGGATCGAACAGCACCCGCACGTTCTCCCGCGGCTGGGACCCCGCCACAGTGGCACCCAGCGCGACCGCCTCATCGACCGCCTCGGCAAGGTCACCGACCTGGAAATCGAAGTGGATCATCGGCCGTTGTTCACCCTCGACCGGAGGCCAGGTCGGGGCCCGATAGCCCTCCGCCTTCTGGCACACGAAAAACGGGCCTTGGGCAGACGCGGCGACGATCGCCGCGCTCGGCTCCTCGTGGACGACCTGCCAGCCGAGAAGCTCAGCGTAGAACCTGGCGAGCAAACCTGGGTTCGGCGCTTCGATGGCTGTGCCCCACCACATTCCAGCAGCACGAGATTTCATCCCGACAGTCTCGCCGATGTCGGGCCTCGGTGTCTCGCACCGTCGCAGGACCCGCGAGACCCGCCGGGTGTCTTCTGTGCACCGGGCTGTTTCCCGACGATGGCAACGCCGGGGCCCGTTGTCGCGCGCCGCCTGTTTCCGACGGCCCGACTGGACGCGCTCCCCCGGCTGCGTGAAGGTCGCGAAGTCAGCTATCGCCGCGTTGCCCTCAAGTGGTCGCGTCACATTCGGTTTGCGCAGGCGATGCAGATCCGCGTCGCCGGCAGGGCCGTCAGCCGGCCCTCCGCGATAGGGCCGCCGCAGCGTTCACAGACCTCGTAGACGCCGGCGAGCACCCGCTCGGCGGCTTGCTCAAGCGCCGCGAGCTCGTCGTGAGCTTGCCGCAGCAGTGCCTGGACCTGCGCCCGCTCAAAAGCGATCGTGGCGCCTTCCGGATCGTGCTCATCGTCGCCACTGGTGAACTCCGACGACGCCACGATCTCGTCCCGCTGACGTGCCAGCGCCGCAGCCAACTGCGCGGTCTCGGACCGCGCCGTCTCGACCAACTCCATCGCAGTGCGCTTATCCATGACGGACAACCAGCCGCAACCTGAACCGCTCACGCCACGCCACGACCAGCCCCCACACCGCAACCACCTCCAGGAGCCGACACCAGGTGTCCTCACCCGCAAGCGGCACGCCCACCCTCGAGCAACCATCGCGCAGCCCGCTCAACCCACGACGCACCATCGCCCTTCCCGTCGCCGACCGCTGCCTCAATCTCGACAAGGACCACCGGCGAACCCTTGAGACGATCCGCGCAGGTACGCCGAGACCATACAGCCGCCGCCCAGCCGAGCGCAGCTTCCATGACGAGGCGCCCATGAAGACCTGCGCGCGTTCCGCGGACACCTGCGCGCCCGTCCCCGCACATTCGCGAATGGCGAACCGGTCGGCCGGCTGCGCGGCGGGACTCCCCTCCGTCGGCCGACGTCGGACTCGAGCCTGGTGGTGGAGACGAGACGCCGCTCGTGGTTTGAGCTGGATGATCGCGCGAGATTCGTCTGCGCCAGTTCGTCGACCAGACTCCCCACGTGGATGGGAGCACGCCGAGCTGGTTCGGTCAACGAATTCACCCCGATCAGCCCCAGGCTGGTCGGCACCAGGGCCGCCGCGCCGAGCCCCCGACCGACGCGCGCGATGCTGAACAGGGCCGGGTTGGCGAAAACGGCGCCTCCGAACAGGAACGCAGTCTGTACCGCGGATCGTCGTCTCCGTTTCCCAGCCGGCCGGCTGACGATCAGCGCCGAGCCGACGCCGACCAGGAGACGCCAGCCGACAACGGAGGGCAACGTCGGCGCGGCCCTTCCACAAGGGCCGCGCCGATGGCGTCGGTGAACGCGCGTCGTCTGGCTGCTGCCATCCGGCGGCTGCGAAAACACCCGCAAGCTGGACCTCCGACAATAAATTTTGTCTTGACACCTTCAGTAGTCGGTGCAAAGGTTCTCGCAGGGCGCACGTGCGGTGCTTGGGACCCGGCAGCCGCCGAACTCGCCGGACTCCAGCGTCACTGGACGACCTGAACCGCACGACCGCGAAAGCACCAGAACACCCACGGCTGGAGGACCCGATGCGCAAGTTGATCCTGGGATTTTATGTCTCGGTCGACGGCAAAAGCGCCGATGCCGACAACGGAATCCGCGACGTCATGATGGCGATAGACGACTCCGAGCAAGAGGAGTACTTCGTCGACCAGCTGTGGGAAGCCGGGGCCTTCCTCATGGGCCGCAACACCTTCCAGGCCATCGCCGGGTTTTGGCCCACGTCCGACCACCCGTCCGCCAGGGCCATGAACGAGATCCCGAAGGTCGTGTTCTCCCGCACCCTCACCACCGCGGACGAATGGGGTGAAACCACCATCGTGAGCGGCGACACGGCCGAAGAGATCGCCAAGCTCAAAGCCCAGCCGGGCAAAGACCTGGTCGCCGCGGGCGGCACCGAGTTCATGCACTCCCTGATCAAGCTCGGCGTCGTCGACGAGTACCGCCTGTGGGTCCTCCCCGCCGTCACCGGCAGGGGCGCCGCTCTGTTCCCCGAACTCGACGAAGCCGTGCGGTTGCGCCTGGTGAAGAGCACCACCTTCCCGTCCGGAGTGCTCGAACTCCGTTACGCACCGGCCGACAAGTAGGGCCCCCACTGATGGCTGCCTGATCCACCGCGCCCGCCGTTAGCTGCGCGCAGAAGACACCTCGGCGTCGGCCTCGCGCACGCACTCCGAGAGCCGGCCACGCCGAGACCGGCGCGGCGTTGAAGGCCTTCCGGCGGTCGAGCTCAGATCCCTGGTGAGCACCGCCCAAGGCCAGGCGGGCCGCACCGTGCCGGTGTGGTTCACCGGCCTTCTTGCAGTCAGTCTTGGCGAGACCCCTTGCCTTCAGCCCGGCACGGCACGTAACTTAACCCCCCTAAGAAAGGGGTCCCGTGCAACGCAGGCTCGTGAACCGGCGCCGCGTGCTGTCCGCGGCGCTCGGCACAGGGGCGGTGCTCGCGACAAGCGGGTGCCGGTGGGCGGCGACAGGATCGGCTGACGCGGGCGGGTCGGACGTGCTCCGGATAGCGCAGCTGGCCGACATCGCCCCCAAGAGCATGCTCAGCCAGAATCCCAACGACTTCGCGCTCACGCGCCTCGTCTTCGACCCGCTCACCGAGTACGACCACCACACGCTGCAGCCGCGCCCAGCGCTGGCGACGGCCTGGGAATGGTCCGACGCCGGGCGCACCCTCACGCTGCAGCTGCGCGAGGACGTCACGTTCCACACAGGGCGGCCGTTCACCGCCGAAGACGTCGCCGCGTCGATCCACGCCATCCAAGACCCGGCACGCTCTTCGCAGCTGGCCACCACCGCGGCGCTCGTCACGGACCTGAGCCCGCAGGGCGCGCACCGGATCGCACTGCGGCTGAGCAAGCCGGCGGGGAACCTGTTCGACTTGTTCGAGCTGATGCCGATCGTCGACCGCGAGACCTTGGCGGACTTGGCCAGTGGCAAGCAGATCGTGGGCACCGGACCGTTCCGGTTCGCGAAGTGGACGCCCGGCGATTCGGTCGAGTTCACCCGCAACCCTCGGTACTGGAAACCGGGTCTGCCGCACCTGTCCGGAGTGCAGATCCGCACCATTCCGCAGCTTCAGTCCCTCGTGGCCTCGTTGCGCACCGGTCAGAGCCACCTCGTGCCCGGGCTGAGCCCCGTCGACCTGCTGGGCCTCGCCGGGGACGACCGGTTCGCCACCACATTCACCGACACGTCCGACAACGCGTGGTACCTCGGCTGCAACCTGCGGGTCGCGCCGCTCGACCGGGCGGAGTTCCGGCAGGCGTTGGCCTACGGCATCGACCGGGCCCGCATCCGCGAAGTCGTGTTCCGCGGCGCGGGCACGGTCACCAGCCTGCCGTGGCCGGTGAGCTCGCCCGCCTACCGCGCCGACCTGGCCGCCCATTACGCCCACGACCCCGCCCGGGCCCGCGAACTCCTGGCAGCGGCCGGCGGACCGGGCGCCCGGCTGCAGCTGGCGTACAACTCGTCGCTGCCCGCCACGGGCTACATGGCCCAGCTGATCCAGTACGACCTCGGCGGGCTGGGTGTCGACATCGAGCTCCTCCCCTTGCTGGGCAACGACTTCGGCACGCGGCTCTCGTCGGGCGACCTCCCCGCGCTGTGGCTCAACTCGCACGGGTTCGCCCAGCTGAACCCCGCTTCGCTGGTCACCGGCGCTGCGCCATTCCGCTACACCAAGAACACCTCCGGGTTCACCGACCCGGCCTACGGTGCCGCCGCCGTCCAGGCCTGGACCACCACCGGAACCGCGGCGCGGCAGGCGTACGACGAGCTGTCGCGGATCCTGCTGGACCAACAGTTCGTGATTTCGATGGTCAACACGGGTGCGACCATGACGGCGACCACGCGGTTGCACGGGCTGACCTGGACCATGTTCGACTTCCTCGTCCTCGACCAGGCCCGGCTGGGGTGAAGCCGATGCTCCGCTACGCGCTGCGGCGCATACCGTCCATGCTCCTGACCCTGTTCCTCGCCTCGGTGGCGATCTTCGGCCTGACCCGCCTGGTGCCGGGCAGCACCGTGACGGCCATCGCGGGCTCCAACGCCACCCCCGCCACGATCCAGGCCATCACCCGCGACCTCGGACTCGACCGGCCGCTGCCGGAGCAGTACTGGCGCTGGCTGCACGGCCTGCTGACCGGCGACCTGCAACGGTCGGCGGTGCTCGGCCAGCCGATCGGGCAACTCATCGCAAGGGGGCTCGGCGCCACCGTGGAGCTCACCGTGGCAGCCGCCGTCCTCGCCGCGCTGCTCGCGTTCGTGCTCGGCGTGCTGGGTGCCACGAGCCGTCGGGCGTTCGTGCGAGGCGCCGCACGCTCGGTGATGACGTTCGCGCTGGCTGTGCCGCCGTACGTGTCGGGCACCGCGCTGATCGTGGTCTTCGGAGTGCTGGTGCCGGTGTTCCCGGTCGGCGGCCGGGTCTCCCTGCTGCAGGACCCGGAACTGGGCTGGCAGTACCTCGTGCTGCCGGCGCTGTGCCTGGCGCTGCCGGTGTCGGCCGTGCTCGGCCGGTTCCTGGCCGACGGGCTCGACCAGGCGTTCACCGAGGACTTCACCCGCACCGCGACCGCACTGGGCGTGCGGCGTGGGCGGCTGATCACGGTGCACGCGCTGCCGAACGCCTTACCGCCAGTGCTCACCGTCGCCGGGATCCAGCTGGGCAACCTGCTCGCCGGCTCGGCGATCGTCGAAGCACTGTTCGCGTGGCCCGGCGTCGGCCAGCTGCTGATCCAGGCCATCACCAACCACGACTACCTGCTCGTGCAGGACCTGCTCCTGATCGCCGTCACCGCGTTCCTGGTCCTGCAGCTGCTGACCGACCTCGGTCAGGCCGGGCTCGATCAGCGGACCAGGCTGGGAGGCCGATCATGACCGTACTCGCCGTGGCGGTCCCCGCGCAGCGCCGCACGGGGGTGCTGCATTCGGCTCGCGCCCGGGTGGCGCTGGGCGTGATCGTGGTGCTCGGGCTGGCCGGGGCCTTCGCCGGGCTGCTGTCCCCCGAGGACCCGCGCGCCCAGACTGCGCAGCTGCTCACCGGGCCGAGCGGCGCGCACTGGCTCGGCACCGACGAGCTCGGCCGCGACCTGCTTTCCCGGGTCCTGCACGGTATCCAGGTCGACCTGGTCGTGGGCGTCGCCGGGGTCGCCGTGGCCGGACTGCTCGGCGTGCTCGCCGCGGTGCTCTCGGCCCGCTGGGCGGCGGCCGACGTGGTGGCGCAACGGGTCATCGACGTGCTGCTGGCCTTCCCGTCGCTGATCCTGGCCGTCGCCGTGGCCGCCGTGCTCGGGACGGGCATGGTGTCGATCACGGTGGCGATCGTGCTGTCGCAGGCGCCGATCTGCTGCCGGGTGGTGCGCGCCGGCCTGCTGGCGCAACGCGATCGCGACTACGCCGTGGCCGCGCGGCTGTCGGGTGTCGGCCCGTGGCGGGTGTTGTTGCGCCACCTCCTGCCCACTGCGTTGGACGCGCTGGTGGTGCAGCTGGTGCTGTCGCTGTCGACGGCCGTGTTCCTCGAAGGCGGAATGAGTTTCGTCGGCATCGGCGTGCGCCCGCCGGACCCATCGCTGGGCAACATCCTGCAGGAATCCGTGCAGTACCTGACTGTGCGGCCGAGTTTCGTCGTCGGGCCGCTGGTCGCCATCACCGCGCTGGTGCTCGGGTTCACCGTGCTCGGCGACGCGCTCAACAACGCGGCACGACAAGGCGGGAGCCAGACATGAGCGACGCGGTGCTCGAGGTTCGCGACCTGCGGATCGGGTTCGGCGCCCGTACGGCGGTCGACGGGGTCGACTTCGCGGTGCGGCCGGGCGAAGTCCTCGGCATCATCGGCGAATCGGGCTCCGGCAAGTCCAGCGTCGCCCTCGCCGCGCTGCGGATGCTGCCGGCGACGGGCCGCGTGACCGGCGGGGCGGTGCTCCTTCGCGGCACGGACATCGCGGCGCTGAGCGAGAACGAGCTTCGTGAGTTGCGCGGCGGGGAGATCGGACTGGTGTTCCAGGATCCGATGTCCTCGCTCAACCCCATGCTCTCGATCGGCCGGCATCTCGACGAAGCGCTGCGTGCGCACGGCAAGGGTTCGGCGGCGCAGCGGCGGACGAGGGCGAAGGAACTGCTCGAGCTGGTGGGCATCCCCGACCCCGATCGGCGGCTGCGG encodes:
- a CDS encoding dihydrofolate reductase family protein, with the protein product MRKLILGFYVSVDGKSADADNGIRDVMMAIDDSEQEEYFVDQLWEAGAFLMGRNTFQAIAGFWPTSDHPSARAMNEIPKVVFSRTLTTADEWGETTIVSGDTAEEIAKLKAQPGKDLVAAGGTEFMHSLIKLGVVDEYRLWVLPAVTGRGAALFPELDEAVRLRLVKSTTFPSGVLELRYAPADK
- a CDS encoding ABC transporter substrate-binding protein; amino-acid sequence: MQRRLVNRRRVLSAALGTGAVLATSGCRWAATGSADAGGSDVLRIAQLADIAPKSMLSQNPNDFALTRLVFDPLTEYDHHTLQPRPALATAWEWSDAGRTLTLQLREDVTFHTGRPFTAEDVAASIHAIQDPARSSQLATTAALVTDLSPQGAHRIALRLSKPAGNLFDLFELMPIVDRETLADLASGKQIVGTGPFRFAKWTPGDSVEFTRNPRYWKPGLPHLSGVQIRTIPQLQSLVASLRTGQSHLVPGLSPVDLLGLAGDDRFATTFTDTSDNAWYLGCNLRVAPLDRAEFRQALAYGIDRARIREVVFRGAGTVTSLPWPVSSPAYRADLAAHYAHDPARARELLAAAGGPGARLQLAYNSSLPATGYMAQLIQYDLGGLGVDIELLPLLGNDFGTRLSSGDLPALWLNSHGFAQLNPASLVTGAAPFRYTKNTSGFTDPAYGAAAVQAWTTTGTAARQAYDELSRILLDQQFVISMVNTGATMTATTRLHGLTWTMFDFLVLDQARLG
- a CDS encoding VOC family protein produces the protein MKSRAAGMWWGTAIEAPNPGLLARFYAELLGWQVVHEEPSAAIVAASAQGPFFVCQKAEGYRAPTWPPVEGEQRPMIHFDFQVGDLAEAVDEAVALGATVAGSQPRENVRVLFDPAGHPFCLVFDAG
- a CDS encoding ABC transporter permease is translated as MLRYALRRIPSMLLTLFLASVAIFGLTRLVPGSTVTAIAGSNATPATIQAITRDLGLDRPLPEQYWRWLHGLLTGDLQRSAVLGQPIGQLIARGLGATVELTVAAAVLAALLAFVLGVLGATSRRAFVRGAARSVMTFALAVPPYVSGTALIVVFGVLVPVFPVGGRVSLLQDPELGWQYLVLPALCLALPVSAVLGRFLADGLDQAFTEDFTRTATALGVRRGRLITVHALPNALPPVLTVAGIQLGNLLAGSAIVEALFAWPGVGQLLIQAITNHDYLLVQDLLLIAVTAFLVLQLLTDLGQAGLDQRTRLGGRS
- a CDS encoding ABC transporter permease; the encoded protein is MTVLAVAVPAQRRTGVLHSARARVALGVIVVLGLAGAFAGLLSPEDPRAQTAQLLTGPSGAHWLGTDELGRDLLSRVLHGIQVDLVVGVAGVAVAGLLGVLAAVLSARWAAADVVAQRVIDVLLAFPSLILAVAVAAVLGTGMVSITVAIVLSQAPICCRVVRAGLLAQRDRDYAVAARLSGVGPWRVLLRHLLPTALDALVVQLVLSLSTAVFLEGGMSFVGIGVRPPDPSLGNILQESVQYLTVRPSFVVGPLVAITALVLGFTVLGDALNNAARQGGSQT
- a CDS encoding DUF5946 family protein, whose translation is MTRCPECGALAHTHSCEELFHTVLALDHSRRPPWGPLHGVTVSCFLLQHPSRLPAPRRLPCWEILHTYLGEGVFATARLTERSRRANSHRNAGSAPADTVPDVPTPSATPSPTSFSVTITDVAQDGTFPADGFPERVTAWAKATVTAWRALVIA
- a CDS encoding TraR/DksA C4-type zinc finger protein, whose protein sequence is MELVETARSETAQLAAALARQRDEIVASSEFTSGDDEHDPEGATIAFERAQVQALLRQAHDELAALEQAAERVLAGVYEVCERCGGPIAEGRLTALPATRICIACANRM